A genomic region of Dactylococcopsis salina PCC 8305 contains the following coding sequences:
- a CDS encoding ABC transporter permease — MQLIETVRMATTTLTANKLRSSLTMLGIIIGNASVIAMVGIGQGAQELAKNEFQSLGPNTLFITPGSREERQTTFDAPKTLVYEDAKAIEEQVPSIQGVAPQITSNQVISYQGKNSNDSVFGVTPEFLSVRSFEIAEGRFIRDLDLRKNSRVAVLGSEIANRFFGGENPIGKQIRVKNSSFKVVGVMASKGAFLGNNQDDTVYIPLTTMANQIVGRQSIYGINLTFISVSAKDEDSIRAAKFQIENLLRLRHNITGEDDFSVQTQQDVLSIVGTVTGGLTAMLAAIASISLLVGGIGVMNIMLVSVSERTQEIGLRKALGAREKDILTQFLIEATILAVLGGFFGTIIGGGVVILAGTVSPLSSQISVPAVVVSVSVSAGIGLAFGVIPARQAAKLDPIVALRSA, encoded by the coding sequence ATGCAATTAATCGAAACTGTACGCATGGCGACTACTACTCTGACCGCAAATAAACTGCGGAGTAGTTTAACCATGTTAGGAATTATAATTGGTAATGCGTCCGTGATCGCAATGGTGGGAATTGGACAGGGAGCGCAAGAATTGGCTAAAAATGAGTTTCAATCTCTCGGTCCCAATACTTTATTTATAACTCCTGGTTCAAGGGAAGAACGTCAAACCACTTTTGATGCCCCCAAAACTTTGGTTTATGAAGATGCGAAAGCGATCGAGGAACAAGTCCCTAGTATTCAAGGAGTTGCGCCACAAATTACCAGTAATCAAGTCATTTCTTATCAGGGAAAAAACAGCAATGATTCTGTGTTTGGTGTAACTCCAGAATTTTTGAGTGTTCGTAGTTTTGAAATTGCTGAAGGTCGGTTTATTCGTGATCTTGATTTAAGAAAAAATAGTCGTGTTGCTGTTCTCGGATCGGAAATTGCTAACCGCTTTTTTGGCGGAGAAAACCCGATCGGGAAGCAAATTCGGGTTAAAAATTCTAGCTTTAAAGTCGTTGGCGTGATGGCTTCAAAAGGTGCTTTTTTAGGCAATAATCAAGATGATACGGTGTATATTCCTTTAACCACAATGGCGAATCAAATTGTGGGAAGACAATCGATTTATGGGATTAATTTAACCTTTATTTCTGTATCCGCTAAAGATGAAGACAGTATTCGTGCTGCTAAATTTCAAATTGAAAACTTACTCCGATTGAGACACAATATTACAGGAGAGGATGATTTTAGCGTCCAAACTCAACAAGATGTTTTAAGCATTGTCGGAACAGTAACTGGTGGTTTAACTGCTATGTTAGCCGCGATCGCAAGCATTTCTTTATTAGTCGGAGGGATTGGGGTGATGAATATAATGCTAGTTTCTGTTTCCGAACGCACTCAAGAAATTGGACTTCGCAAAGCATTAGGCGCAAGAGAAAAAGATATCTTAACACAATTCTTAATTGAAGCCACAATTCTTGCTGTTTTAGGAGGTTTTTTTGGCACAATTATCGGTGGTGGAGTCGTCATTCTTGCGGGTACTGTTTCCCCTCTTTCCTCCCAAATTTCTGTTCCTGCTGTCGTCGTTTCTGTCAGTGTTTCTGCTGGAATTGGTTTAGCTTTTGGCGTGATTCCCGCTCGTCAAGCGGCTAAACTTGATCCAATTGTTGCTCTTAGAAGTGCTTAA
- a CDS encoding DUF565 domain-containing protein, which translates to MQNTRLNLLLNNLSSQTQQFFLNPWRKITLLLLSLLSGIFIAVAIVTSAGQNGRLDIIVAAVLLIFTEGISWFVYRRYSSTDERNLGFLEVLNTFKIGFTYSLYIQAFILGS; encoded by the coding sequence ATGCAAAATACTCGCTTAAACTTATTATTAAACAATTTATCTAGTCAAACTCAACAGTTTTTTTTAAATCCTTGGCGCAAGATTACCCTGTTATTATTAAGTTTACTTTCAGGGATATTTATTGCTGTTGCGATCGTCACCAGTGCTGGTCAAAATGGACGTTTAGATATTATTGTCGCTGCGGTTCTCTTAATTTTTACTGAGGGGATTAGTTGGTTTGTTTATCGACGCTATTCCTCAACAGATGAAAGAAATTTAGGCTTTCTAGAAGTGCTAAACACTTTCAAAATTGGCTTTACTTATAGTTTATACATTCAGGCGTTTATTTTAGGGTCTTAA
- a CDS encoding kinase: MFSSPVISILRGVLKGDSPSIENQNRLAESQFSFPNISLKTKLDYFPIAYQSIDDTCAKIGFSEAENLVLLWRVWLPLALQIHRKKQQKSSAIIQGILGLQGTGKTTLATILRLILMELGYNTVTLSIDDIYKTYSERQQLQKEDSRLILRGPPNTHDVDLGIELLDNIREGKCPVSIPRFDKSACEGMGDRSHPEIVNKKIDILLFEGWFVGVQPIKEQVFQSPPFPIVTEDDRQFAIDNNRRLEAYLPLWNRLDGLIVLSPIDYRLSQKWRKEAEQKMIAEGKGGMSEADVNQFVEYFWRSLHPELFITPLIESKRGVDVVIEIDSNHLPTRVF; this comes from the coding sequence ATGTTTTCCTCTCCAGTGATTTCGATTTTAAGGGGTGTTCTCAAGGGAGATTCCCCATCGATCGAAAATCAAAATCGATTAGCTGAATCTCAATTTAGTTTCCCTAATATTTCTCTTAAGACGAAACTAGATTATTTTCCAATTGCTTATCAGAGTATTGATGATACTTGTGCAAAAATCGGTTTTTCAGAAGCCGAGAATTTAGTTTTATTATGGCGGGTTTGGCTTCCTTTAGCCTTACAGATTCACCGTAAAAAGCAACAGAAATCATCAGCAATTATTCAGGGAATTTTAGGGCTTCAAGGAACGGGAAAAACCACCTTAGCGACCATTTTACGCTTAATTTTAATGGAGTTAGGTTATAATACAGTGACCCTTTCGATCGATGATATTTATAAAACTTATTCAGAACGCCAACAGTTACAAAAAGAAGATTCTCGATTAATTTTGCGAGGGCCACCCAACACCCATGATGTTGATTTAGGAATCGAATTATTGGATAATATCCGCGAGGGAAAATGTCCCGTTTCTATTCCTCGGTTTGATAAGTCAGCTTGTGAGGGAATGGGAGATCGATCGCATCCTGAAATCGTTAATAAGAAGATAGATATTTTATTATTTGAAGGTTGGTTTGTGGGAGTACAACCGATCAAAGAACAAGTGTTTCAGTCTCCTCCTTTTCCCATTGTTACTGAAGATGATCGACAGTTTGCGATCGATAATAACCGCCGTCTTGAAGCCTATCTTCCGTTATGGAATCGTTTAGATGGGTTAATTGTTTTATCTCCGATCGATTATCGTTTGAGTCAAAAATGGCGCAAAGAAGCGGAACAAAAAATGATCGCAGAAGGGAAAGGGGGAATGAGTGAAGCTGACGTTAATCAGTTTGTCGAATACTTTTGGCGATCGTTACATCCTGAGTTATTTATCACCCCATTAATTGAAAGCAAACGAGGAGTTGATGTCGTGATTGAAATAGACTCTAATCATCTTCCGACACGGGTTTTCTAA
- a CDS encoding tetratricopeptide repeat protein produces MLELNQNPTEIIALVTVAIILLSVGIILGRSFLLSQRFQKAQKLYEEEKYGDAIPVFQKIIERQKSNDLARLLLGKSLVQKGNLTEAISTFETLTQSSPKNVDGYIELGKVYMKQGKIDSAIAQFQQATKIKPNKFAEPHRVLGLALKEKGETKAAIASLEKAKKLYSSQKSYPMIEAIDEEIDTITEQSKK; encoded by the coding sequence ATGTTAGAACTAAATCAGAATCCCACTGAAATTATTGCTTTAGTCACCGTCGCTATTATTCTACTGAGTGTCGGAATTATTCTCGGAAGAAGTTTTCTTCTCTCCCAACGTTTTCAGAAAGCACAAAAACTCTATGAAGAGGAAAAATATGGTGACGCGATTCCAGTTTTTCAAAAAATTATTGAGCGACAAAAAAGTAATGATTTAGCAAGACTTTTACTCGGAAAATCCCTCGTCCAAAAAGGAAACCTTACCGAAGCGATCTCGACTTTTGAAACCTTAACCCAAAGTTCGCCTAAGAATGTTGATGGGTATATTGAGTTAGGGAAAGTTTATATGAAACAAGGAAAAATTGACAGCGCGATCGCGCAGTTTCAACAAGCCACAAAAATTAAACCCAATAAATTCGCTGAACCGCATCGGGTGTTAGGATTAGCTTTAAAAGAAAAAGGAGAAACCAAAGCAGCAATTGCTTCTTTAGAGAAAGCGAAAAAACTTTATTCTAGTCAAAAATCCTATCCCATGATTGAAGCAATTGACGAAGAAATTGACACGATTACAGAACAAAGTAAAAAATAA
- a CDS encoding homogentisate phytyltransferase: MNQVTSNIEKNIFREPRQWLKSLGKFSRPHTIIGTSLSVLALFLIAIALSNISLNWTIFNPLIFPWTACLCGNVYIVGLNQLQDVSIDKINKPNLPIASGEFSEKQAQWIVNITGILAIIIAVISSQWLLLTITVSLAIGTAYSLPPIRLKRFPFWAALCIFTVRGVIVNLGLFLHFNQTINQQQLIPPAIWALTLFILIFTIAIAIFKDVPDLEGDKQYNITTFTLLLGKNTILNITRIIISVCYLGVIIASFLLLPDVNPLFVGMTHGSLFLLLWWRSQTVDLENKSSIAQFYQFIWKLFYLEYLLFPIACFLA, translated from the coding sequence ATGAATCAAGTTACTTCTAACATTGAAAAAAATATCTTTCGTGAACCAAGACAATGGTTAAAAAGTCTTGGGAAATTTTCTCGCCCTCATACCATTATTGGCACCAGTTTAAGCGTTTTAGCTTTGTTTTTGATCGCGATCGCGCTATCAAATATTTCCCTGAATTGGACAATTTTTAATCCCCTAATATTCCCTTGGACAGCTTGTTTATGCGGGAACGTTTACATCGTTGGTTTAAACCAATTACAAGACGTTTCCATTGACAAAATTAATAAGCCAAACTTACCGATCGCATCAGGAGAATTTTCGGAAAAACAAGCGCAATGGATTGTCAACATCACAGGAATTTTAGCGATTATTATCGCTGTGATTTCCAGTCAATGGTTACTGTTAACAATTACGGTTAGTTTAGCAATTGGAACCGCTTACTCTTTACCTCCCATTCGCTTAAAACGTTTTCCATTTTGGGCGGCTTTGTGTATCTTCACTGTCAGAGGAGTTATTGTCAACTTAGGGCTATTTTTACACTTCAATCAAACGATAAACCAACAGCAATTAATTCCTCCCGCAATTTGGGCGTTAACTTTATTTATTCTCATTTTTACCATCGCCATTGCTATCTTTAAAGATGTTCCCGACTTAGAAGGAGATAAACAGTATAATATCACCACATTCACCCTTTTGTTAGGAAAAAACACGATCTTAAATATCACTCGCATTATTATTAGTGTCTGTTATTTAGGAGTGATCATTGCTTCCTTTCTCCTCCTACCAGATGTGAATCCTCTCTTTGTGGGGATGACACACGGTAGCTTGTTTCTTTTATTATGGTGGCGTAGCCAGACTGTAGATTTAGAAAACAAAAGCTCGATCGCGCAGTTTTATCAATTCATCTGGAAGTTATTTTATCTCGAATACTTATTGTTCCCCATCGCTTGTTTTTTAGCTTAA
- a CDS encoding methyltransferase domain-containing protein codes for MSRNLEQEIKDFYDASSSLWENIWGEHMHHGYYGRNGRNKVPRRQAQIDIIEELLYWGNLHNPETPPQNILDVGCGIGGSTLYLAQKFNATAQGVTLSPEQAKRAQERATEVNLGERVQFQVANALNLPFSDESFDLIWSLESGEHFPDKAKFLQEAYRVLKPGGMLLMATWCHRPTDSLAGELTADEKRHLAEIYRVYCLPYVISLPEYRSIAQEVGFNNIIVDDWSQAVDPFWNIVIDSAFNPQAIMGLIESGWKTIEAALSLGLMSRGYRRGLIRFGVLQGIRKA; via the coding sequence ATGTCCCGTAACTTAGAACAAGAAATCAAAGACTTTTACGACGCATCTAGTTCCCTCTGGGAAAATATCTGGGGAGAACATATGCACCATGGCTATTATGGTCGCAATGGCAGGAATAAAGTTCCCCGCCGACAAGCGCAAATTGATATTATTGAAGAGTTATTGTATTGGGGAAACCTGCATAACCCAGAAACCCCTCCCCAAAACATTTTAGATGTTGGGTGTGGAATTGGTGGGAGTACCCTCTATTTGGCGCAAAAATTCAACGCCACAGCGCAAGGAGTGACCCTTTCCCCCGAACAAGCCAAAAGGGCGCAAGAACGAGCGACAGAAGTCAATTTAGGGGAGAGGGTACAATTTCAAGTGGCTAATGCTTTAAATTTACCTTTTAGTGATGAAAGTTTTGATTTAATTTGGTCTTTAGAAAGTGGGGAACATTTCCCCGATAAAGCGAAATTTCTTCAAGAGGCTTATCGAGTTTTAAAGCCAGGGGGAATGCTATTAATGGCGACTTGGTGTCATCGTCCGACTGATTCTTTGGCTGGAGAATTAACAGCAGATGAAAAACGACATTTAGCGGAGATTTATCGGGTTTATTGTCTTCCTTATGTGATTTCTTTACCAGAATATCGATCGATCGCTCAAGAAGTTGGCTTTAACAATATCATAGTTGATGACTGGTCACAAGCAGTTGATCCGTTTTGGAATATTGTGATTGATTCTGCTTTCAATCCTCAAGCCATTATGGGATTAATTGAAAGTGGTTGGAAAACGATCGAAGCGGCTTTATCTTTAGGATTAATGAGTCGTGGTTATCGTCGGGGTTTAATTCGTTTTGGGGTTTTACAAGGAATCCGTAAAGCGTGA
- a CDS encoding FitA-like ribbon-helix-helix domain-containing protein, which translates to MTTTITLNNLPDELYNRLKMAAKANHRSINSEVIACLEKSLVSAQVSPEERLRRTRDLRSSLKQENFNLEEIDREIHSGRL; encoded by the coding sequence ATGACAACTACAATCACCCTAAACAATCTACCCGATGAACTTTATAATCGTCTAAAAATGGCAGCTAAAGCAAATCATCGTAGTATAAACAGTGAAGTTATTGCTTGTTTGGAAAAATCTCTTGTATCAGCGCAAGTTTCTCCAGAAGAACGTTTGCGTCGCACCCGTGATCTTAGAAGTTCTCTCAAACAAGAGAATTTTAATCTTGAGGAGATTGATCGTGAGATTCACTCAGGGCGTTTATGA
- a CDS encoding type II toxin-antitoxin system VapC family toxin, giving the protein MIVVDTNIISYFYLPTEKTVDVERLFIQQPEWAAPSIWRSEFRNVLALYLRKQLLTFDQAYAIQSEAEMLLSENEFEVTSFDVLRLVQKSNCSAYDCEFVALAMQLQTVLITEDKKILENFPAIAINLVDATK; this is encoded by the coding sequence ATGATTGTTGTTGATACTAATATCATCAGTTATTTTTATCTTCCTACTGAGAAAACTGTTGATGTGGAACGTCTTTTTATTCAACAACCTGAATGGGCGGCTCCATCGATCTGGCGCAGTGAATTTCGGAATGTTCTTGCTCTTTATTTGCGTAAACAGTTATTAACTTTTGATCAAGCGTATGCTATTCAATCAGAGGCTGAAATGTTATTGTCAGAAAACGAGTTTGAAGTTACTTCCTTTGATGTGCTGCGTTTAGTTCAGAAAAGCAATTGTTCTGCTTATGACTGTGAATTTGTCGCCTTAGCAATGCAACTTCAGACAGTTTTAATAACGGAAGATAAAAAAATTTTGGAAAATTTTCCAGCAATTGCTATTAATCTGGTTGATGCGACTAAGTAA